One part of the Dyadobacter sp. 676 genome encodes these proteins:
- a CDS encoding YebC/PmpR family DNA-binding transcriptional regulator codes for MGRAFEYRKARMFKRWDKMAKTFTRIGKEIVLAVKSGTADPATNSKLRVLLQNAKAVNMPKETIERAIKRATSKDQEDYKEMVYEGYGPHGIAILVESTTDNPTRTVANVRSYFNKLGGSLGTTGMLDFLFDRKCIFKIKNTGKDLEELEFELIDAGGEEVFLDEETNLINIYGEFSAFGALQHYFEENGYEIVEADFERIPNDTKTLTEEQAAEVEKLIEKIEEDDDVQRVYHNMA; via the coding sequence ATGGGAAGGGCTTTTGAATACAGAAAGGCACGGATGTTCAAACGGTGGGACAAAATGGCGAAGACCTTCACCCGAATCGGGAAAGAGATCGTCCTCGCGGTGAAGAGCGGCACAGCCGATCCTGCCACCAACTCCAAACTCCGGGTTCTCCTGCAAAACGCCAAGGCAGTGAACATGCCCAAGGAAACTATCGAACGGGCGATCAAACGCGCCACTTCCAAAGATCAGGAAGATTACAAGGAAATGGTATACGAGGGCTACGGCCCCCATGGTATCGCGATCCTCGTTGAAAGCACGACGGATAACCCTACCCGCACTGTAGCGAATGTAAGAAGCTACTTCAATAAGCTGGGCGGCAGCCTGGGTACGACCGGGATGCTGGACTTCCTTTTTGACCGCAAATGTATCTTCAAGATCAAAAATACGGGTAAAGACCTCGAAGAACTGGAATTTGAACTGATCGACGCGGGCGGCGAAGAAGTGTTCCTCGACGAAGAAACCAACCTGATCAACATTTACGGCGAATTCTCCGCTTTCGGAGCATTACAGCATTATTTTGAAGAGAATGGTTACGAGATCGTCGAGGCGGATTTCGAACGCATTCCCAACGACACCAAAACGCTGACGGAGGAACAGGCCGCGGAAGTCGAAAAGCTGATCGAGAAAATCGAGGAAGACGACGACGTACAACGCGTTTACCACAACATGGCCTAA
- a CDS encoding GNAT family N-acetyltransferase: MDHQLNWRLQTFDELSNSELYGILRLRSEVFVLEQRCCFLDMDNKDQQCHHLSGYRDGQLVAFARIVPPGLSYEYPAIGRIVVSSHGRGAGYGIELLNVSIQKLEELYGKVPIRIGAQLYLKKFYESFDFRQSGEVYLEDGIEHIEMTRPIQR; encoded by the coding sequence ATGGATCATCAGTTAAACTGGCGCTTGCAGACATTCGACGAGCTCAGCAATTCCGAACTTTACGGCATTCTTCGGCTACGGAGCGAAGTGTTCGTCCTGGAACAGCGGTGCTGTTTTCTGGATATGGATAACAAGGATCAGCAATGTCATCACCTGTCGGGCTATCGCGATGGGCAGTTGGTCGCATTCGCGCGGATCGTTCCCCCGGGGCTGTCCTATGAATACCCAGCCATCGGGCGGATCGTTGTTTCTTCGCATGGAAGGGGAGCAGGTTATGGGATCGAGTTGCTTAATGTCTCGATTCAAAAGCTCGAAGAACTGTACGGAAAAGTCCCGATCCGGATAGGAGCCCAATTGTATCTCAAAAAATTCTACGAATCATTCGACTTCAGGCAGTCGGGCGAGGTTTACCTCGAAGACGGCATCGAGCATATCGAAATGACGAGGCCGATTCAGCGGTAA
- a CDS encoding heavy metal-binding domain-containing protein: MLVTTTPNIEGKRIVKYIGLVNGEAIIGANFLKDFLAGIRDVVGGRSGSYEQGLREAKSIAIREMMEQAQRLGANAVIGVDIDLETIGNGSSMLMVSANGTAVCYE; the protein is encoded by the coding sequence ATGCTTGTTACTACTACCCCGAATATCGAAGGTAAAAGAATCGTGAAGTATATCGGACTGGTGAATGGTGAAGCCATCATCGGGGCGAATTTTTTGAAAGACTTCCTCGCGGGTATCCGCGACGTGGTGGGCGGGCGCTCGGGCTCCTATGAGCAGGGCTTGCGCGAGGCCAAAAGCATTGCGATCCGTGAGATGATGGAGCAGGCACAGCGCCTGGGCGCCAATGCGGTAATCGGCGTAGATATCGACCTCGAAACGATCGGCAACGGCAGCTCGATGCTCATGGTAAGCGCCAACGGTACCGCGGTGTGTTATGAATAA
- a CDS encoding nitroreductase gives MEQTVDVINHIIRTRRSIFPPSYIQKEIPQEILENILENANYAPTHKRTEPWRFIVFRGEEKLKHLAGFFMERYRNNTPAESFSQARYEAAGEKILKSACVIVINAALHPNDVPEWEETAAVACAVQNMWLTATAYGIGSYWSSPAVLKELAEYLDLPEDQKCLGLYYLGYHNAPDVPARRNSTIEDKTTWA, from the coding sequence ATGGAACAGACCGTAGACGTCATCAACCATATTATCCGCACCCGCCGGAGCATTTTCCCGCCCAGTTATATCCAAAAAGAAATTCCGCAGGAAATCCTCGAAAATATCCTCGAAAACGCCAACTATGCGCCCACCCACAAGCGTACCGAACCATGGCGGTTCATTGTTTTCAGGGGGGAGGAAAAGCTGAAACACTTGGCTGGCTTTTTCATGGAGCGTTACCGCAACAATACCCCGGCGGAGTCGTTTTCGCAGGCACGCTATGAAGCGGCTGGCGAAAAAATCCTGAAATCGGCCTGCGTGATCGTCATCAATGCGGCGCTTCATCCGAACGATGTTCCCGAATGGGAAGAAACGGCGGCAGTGGCCTGCGCCGTGCAGAATATGTGGCTTACGGCTACCGCCTACGGCATCGGTTCCTATTGGAGCAGTCCGGCGGTCTTAAAAGAGCTGGCCGAGTATCTCGATTTACCGGAAGACCAGAAATGCCTCGGATTGTATTACCTGGGCTATCATAATGCGCCCGATGTACCCGCGCGCCGCAACAGCACGATCGAAGATAAAACCACCTGGGCCTGA
- a CDS encoding ABC transporter ATP-binding protein: protein MVPTLSFPALTSIWRRGEWLGVLGESGSGKSTLLRILGRFLDAEQGDVFFRGQPLKPVASELMPGHEGIRLIHQEFELFPNQTVEENIAYSLRFYEPDYRLEKVAELLETTALKNVKDRKAKLLSGGEKQRTAIAKAIAERPDVLLLDEPFAHLDNHNRRVLADAIERLRKRGKMSCVFVTHEAADALAWSDRIAVLRDGKIIQIGTPQDVYDNPANSYVAELTGDINWIAGESGKKQFYIRPEKIKPTRNPEKSRWEGKVEAMRFHGNHWEIRCLKGKEQLSFYRNKPDLEIGQEVHLTYAAKDLKSI, encoded by the coding sequence TTGGTACCGACACTGTCCTTTCCGGCATTGACCTCGATCTGGCGCCGGGGGGAGTGGCTGGGGGTCCTGGGTGAAAGCGGATCGGGGAAAAGCACCTTGCTGCGCATTCTGGGGCGCTTCCTGGATGCGGAGCAGGGTGATGTTTTTTTCAGAGGGCAACCGCTGAAACCGGTCGCGAGCGAGCTTATGCCCGGGCACGAGGGCATAAGGCTCATCCATCAGGAGTTCGAATTGTTCCCCAACCAGACGGTGGAGGAGAATATCGCCTACTCGCTGCGTTTCTATGAGCCGGATTACCGCCTCGAAAAGGTAGCGGAACTCCTGGAAACGACCGCATTGAAAAATGTAAAAGACCGCAAAGCGAAATTGCTTTCGGGTGGTGAGAAGCAGCGGACAGCCATCGCCAAAGCCATTGCCGAGCGTCCCGACGTGTTGCTGCTCGACGAACCGTTTGCACATTTGGACAACCATAACCGCCGGGTATTGGCCGACGCGATCGAGCGCTTGCGTAAGCGCGGGAAGATGAGCTGCGTTTTCGTTACGCACGAAGCGGCCGACGCATTGGCGTGGTCGGACAGGATTGCCGTACTGCGCGACGGCAAAATTATCCAGATAGGGACCCCGCAGGACGTTTACGATAATCCCGCTAACAGCTACGTGGCCGAACTCACGGGGGATATCAACTGGATCGCGGGGGAAAGCGGCAAAAAACAATTCTATATTCGTCCTGAAAAAATAAAGCCGACGAGAAACCCGGAGAAAAGCCGCTGGGAAGGTAAGGTAGAAGCCATGCGTTTCCATGGAAACCATTGGGAAATCCGCTGTCTGAAAGGTAAGGAACAATTATCTTTTTACCGGAACAAACCCGATCTGGAAATCGGGCAGGAGGTGCACCTGACCTACGCCGCCAAGGATCTCAAAAGCATTTGA